The Chitinimonas arctica region ACCGTGATGTCAGTAATACCAAGAAAGCCCAGTACCACCTTCAGGAAATCGACATGGCCCATGCCCGAGGGCAGGCCGGCATGCTTGCCGCCGGCGGTGGCGACGATAATGGCCCGCTTGCCGGCCACCAGGCCTTCGGGGCCATTCGGGCCGTAGCGGAAGGTTTTGCCGGCGACCGAGATGCGGTCGATCCAGGCCTTGAGTTGGCTGGGGATGGAAAAATTGTACATGGGCGCGGCGATCACGATGGCGTCGGCGGCCAGGAATTCGTCCAGTATGCCGGCCGACAGGGCGGCTTCATGCTGTTGCGCGGCGTCACGCAGTTCCGCCGGGGTGCCGTAGGCGGCCAGGCTGGCGCCGGACTGATGCGGCGGCGCCTCGCTGCCCAGGTCGCGATAGCTGAGGGCCAGGCCGGGTTCGACGGTGCGCCAGGCTTCTACTACATCGCGGGTCAACTGGCGGGATACCGAGGCTTCGCCCAGGATGCTGGAATCGATTTGCAACAGTTTCATGGCAGGCTCCAAGAGGGTTTGCTTCAAGCCGTCAGCGTGGCGGCTCTGTTGCGATGAATAGTATTTTTCGCACGAATAACGCACTAGACCGCTAAAATGCGATGGTTCGTTCTACTGGTAGGACAATCATGCAAGACCTTAACGATCTGCATTACTTCGCCCGGGTGGTGGAAGCCGGTGGCTTTGCCGCGGCGGGGCGCTTGCTGGGGGTGCCCAAGTCGCGCTTGTCGCGGCGGGTGGCCGAATTGGAAACACGCCTGGGCGTGCGGCTGTTGCAGCGGACGACCCGTAAATTGGCGCTGACCGAGGTGGGCGAACGCTACTTCCGGCATTGCCAGGCCATGCTGCAGGAAGCCGAAGCCGCCGAAGAAGTGGTGGTGACCGCGAGTGCGGAGCCGCGCGGACGGCTGCGAGTATCCTGCCCGGTCTCGGTGGCGCAACCCATGCTGACCGATGTCGTGTCCAGTTTTTTGGCGGCGTATCCGCAAGTGCAGCTCGATATGCTGCTGACCAGCCGGCGGGTTGACCTGGTGGAGGAGGGGGTGGA contains the following coding sequences:
- a CDS encoding FMN-dependent NADH-azoreductase; this translates as MKLLQIDSSILGEASVSRQLTRDVVEAWRTVEPGLALSYRDLGSEAPPHQSGASLAAYGTPAELRDAAQQHEAALSAGILDEFLAADAIVIAAPMYNFSIPSQLKAWIDRISVAGKTFRYGPNGPEGLVAGKRAIIVATAGGKHAGLPSGMGHVDFLKVVLGFLGITDITVIHAEGLNMGPAPREAALHAAGARIRALAEVRFGTEEPALAM